In Streptomyces sp. NBC_00448, the following are encoded in one genomic region:
- a CDS encoding COG1470 family protein, which yields MRKRRSTTLRAAAPVLVLAMAAGFAPAAHAASTGSRFTIQAGALRIGLDSTGTVTSLIDPAHDRNYADPQHKTPLIRLVVGGAEQKPTALSYNAAKSTYTFTFGGKNIKVGVRVAAGAGYSTFEVTSLDAPSGVDVETLLWGPITTSITQTVGETVGVVHDSDFAIGIHGLNDKTPAGWPDEFKSMSYTEGTQEPLFNWPYGWFAAHQTTWGSILQAYTYDYTKTRHRYVGWDDEHESNEPIPPLSGGDAQIKGSKIALFGTAPGDVLNTLSHIETGQGLPHTKVDGQWEKTSQGASQSFLVLSDLGTADVTDASKYANKAGIRYLYSLPGVNGPWQSSGHYQFDSAFGGSDAGAAGLVDTAADYGLKVGVHTLSNLIDTNDPYATPVPSDGLATMGSVKLTRPLAADAKTAYVDGNAIFTGGNENILRVGDELLSYGAVTKVPGSATEYQVTLDSRAMWGTTAAAEPAGSDLTRIQRYAYGQFVGGMPLMDQIAGRLAQISNTTGVKAMSYDGLETASLAGYGLFGTTKLVNGTYRKLDSGDDFISEASNLLPGTWDATTRVGWGAENGDLGGTGWPPTAMQFQPYYDRNYMPHMMGWRGYGPGDSVLSQEWELSKMAAFNAGAGMQTSVAALKASGNTDQVLGAWKEWEAARNAHAFTQQQMTAMQDMSSYWHLETVRPGKEWNLSNVEYPATALSAPSDGTTSTWTYTNTHDAQPLQFQLQASGGSVTNPSVTLNGKTVTFPATVPTDGYLVADGTSTAKVYDKTWHQLTTVTAQGAATYTTGDQNISYTATGTNGSTAKIRFLTYSAPQHVKAPVTMDAPTTVQRGSTATVTSTYTNTGTTTLHHTTLSLVVPKGWTAKATHGAGTHTLAPGRTMTATWHLTPPADAKPGANPLVTQATYDGARTSTETTAQITVPDPVAITTPALVKAGGTGTVTTTYTNGSTRDLPDATVALTTPAGWTAKATTPATFPSLKAGQTATTTWQVTPPADAKPGANTLTAKATYRGSPVTDEADGQIAVPYGSVRAAFDNAGISDDSNPAAGDLDGGGRSLSAQTLTAAGLTPGAQVTHDGVTFTWPDAASGAPDNVNANGQTIALTGTGATLGFLATGTGDVSGTGTVTYTDGTTQTYSLTVNDWTRTSPATGTDILATLPHRNAGRGGSTDIPVNIYGATVGLKAGKTVAYLTLPDASGLHIFAAATG from the coding sequence GTGAGAAAGCGCCGAAGCACGACCCTGAGAGCAGCGGCACCGGTACTGGTGCTCGCCATGGCGGCAGGCTTCGCGCCCGCCGCGCACGCCGCGTCCACCGGGAGCCGGTTCACCATCCAGGCCGGTGCGCTGCGCATCGGGCTGGACTCCACGGGCACGGTCACCAGCCTGATCGACCCCGCACACGACCGGAACTACGCCGATCCCCAGCACAAGACCCCGCTGATCAGGCTCGTCGTCGGCGGAGCCGAGCAGAAGCCCACTGCCCTGTCGTACAACGCGGCGAAGTCGACGTACACCTTCACCTTCGGCGGGAAGAACATCAAGGTCGGCGTCCGCGTCGCCGCCGGCGCCGGCTATTCGACGTTCGAGGTGACCAGCCTCGACGCCCCGTCCGGGGTGGACGTGGAGACCCTGCTGTGGGGGCCGATCACCACCAGCATCACCCAGACCGTCGGTGAGACCGTCGGGGTGGTCCACGACAGCGACTTCGCGATCGGCATCCACGGGCTCAACGACAAGACCCCCGCCGGCTGGCCGGACGAGTTCAAGAGCATGAGCTACACCGAGGGAACCCAGGAGCCGCTCTTCAACTGGCCGTACGGCTGGTTCGCCGCGCACCAGACGACCTGGGGCAGCATCCTGCAGGCGTACACGTACGACTACACCAAGACCCGCCACCGCTACGTGGGGTGGGACGACGAGCACGAGTCGAACGAGCCCATCCCCCCGTTGAGCGGCGGCGACGCGCAGATCAAGGGCTCGAAGATCGCGCTGTTCGGCACCGCGCCCGGCGACGTCCTCAACACCCTCTCGCACATCGAGACCGGGCAGGGCCTTCCGCACACCAAGGTCGACGGCCAGTGGGAGAAGACCTCGCAGGGCGCCTCCCAGTCCTTCCTGGTGCTGAGCGACCTCGGCACCGCCGACGTCACGGACGCCAGCAAGTACGCCAACAAGGCCGGGATTCGCTACCTCTACTCGCTGCCGGGCGTCAACGGACCGTGGCAGTCGTCCGGTCACTACCAGTTCGACTCCGCCTTCGGCGGCTCGGACGCCGGCGCCGCCGGCCTGGTCGACACCGCGGCCGACTACGGGCTCAAGGTCGGGGTCCACACGCTGTCGAACCTGATCGACACCAACGACCCCTATGCCACCCCGGTGCCCAGCGACGGGCTCGCCACCATGGGTTCGGTCAAGCTCACCCGCCCGCTGGCCGCGGACGCCAAGACCGCCTACGTCGACGGCAACGCCATCTTCACCGGCGGCAACGAGAACATCCTGCGCGTCGGCGACGAACTCCTGAGCTACGGCGCCGTGACCAAGGTCCCCGGCTCCGCCACCGAATACCAGGTCACCCTCGACTCCCGCGCCATGTGGGGGACCACCGCGGCCGCCGAGCCGGCCGGCAGCGACCTGACCCGCATCCAGCGGTACGCCTACGGCCAGTTCGTCGGGGGCATGCCCCTGATGGACCAGATAGCCGGCCGGCTCGCCCAGATCTCCAACACCACCGGTGTCAAGGCCATGTCCTACGACGGCCTGGAGACCGCCTCGTTGGCCGGCTACGGGCTGTTCGGCACCACCAAGCTGGTCAACGGCACGTACCGCAAGCTCGACAGCGGCGACGACTTCATCTCCGAGGCCAGCAACCTGCTGCCGGGCACGTGGGACGCGACCACCCGGGTGGGCTGGGGCGCGGAGAACGGCGACCTGGGCGGGACCGGCTGGCCACCCACCGCGATGCAGTTCCAGCCGTACTACGACCGGAACTACATGCCCCACATGATGGGCTGGCGCGGCTACGGTCCCGGCGATTCCGTGCTGTCCCAGGAATGGGAGCTGTCGAAGATGGCGGCCTTCAACGCCGGCGCCGGCATGCAGACCAGCGTCGCGGCGCTCAAGGCGAGCGGCAACACCGACCAGGTCCTGGGCGCCTGGAAGGAATGGGAGGCCGCCCGCAACGCGCACGCCTTCACCCAGCAGCAGATGACGGCCATGCAGGACATGAGTTCCTACTGGCACCTGGAGACCGTGCGACCGGGCAAGGAGTGGAACCTCTCCAACGTCGAATACCCGGCAACCGCACTGAGCGCGCCGAGCGACGGCACCACCAGCACATGGACGTACACGAACACGCATGACGCGCAGCCGCTGCAGTTCCAGTTGCAGGCTTCCGGCGGCAGCGTGACGAACCCGTCGGTCACCCTCAACGGCAAGACCGTCACCTTCCCCGCCACCGTGCCCACCGACGGCTACCTCGTCGCCGACGGCACCAGCACCGCCAAGGTCTACGACAAAACCTGGCACCAACTCACCACCGTCACCGCCCAAGGCGCCGCCACCTACACCACCGGCGACCAGAACATCAGCTACACCGCGACCGGCACCAACGGCTCCACCGCCAAGATCCGCTTCCTCACCTACAGCGCACCCCAACACGTCAAAGCCCCGGTCACGATGGACGCCCCGACCACCGTCCAGCGCGGCAGCACCGCCACGGTCACCTCGACCTACACCAACACCGGCACCACCACCCTCCACCACACCACCCTGTCCCTGGTCGTGCCCAAGGGCTGGACCGCCAAAGCCACCCACGGCGCCGGCACCCACACCCTCGCCCCCGGCAGGACCATGACCGCCACCTGGCACCTCACACCCCCCGCCGATGCCAAGCCGGGCGCCAACCCCCTGGTGACACAAGCCACCTACGACGGCGCCCGGACCAGCACCGAGACCACCGCACAGATCACGGTGCCCGACCCCGTGGCGATCACCACGCCCGCGCTCGTCAAGGCCGGTGGAACCGGCACCGTGACCACCACCTACACCAACGGCAGCACCCGTGACCTGCCCGACGCCACCGTCGCCCTGACGACACCCGCGGGCTGGACCGCCAAAGCGACCACCCCGGCGACGTTCCCCTCCCTCAAGGCCGGACAGACCGCCACGACCACCTGGCAGGTCACCCCGCCCGCCGACGCCAAGCCCGGCGCCAACACCCTGACCGCCAAGGCCACTTACCGCGGCTCACCCGTCACCGACGAGGCCGACGGCCAGATCGCCGTCCCCTACGGCTCCGTCCGGGCCGCGTTCGACAACGCCGGCATCAGCGACGACAGCAACCCCGCGGCGGGCGACCTGGACGGCGGCGGCCGAAGCCTGTCGGCACAGACCCTCACCGCGGCCGGCCTCACCCCCGGAGCCCAGGTCACCCACGACGGCGTCACCTTCACCTGGCCGGATGCCGCATCCGGCGCACCCGACAACGTCAACGCCAACGGCCAGACCATCGCGCTCACCGGCACCGGCGCCACGCTCGGCTTCCTGGCCACCGGCACCGGCGACGTCTCGGGCACCGGCACCGTCACCTACACCGACGGCACCACCCAGACCTACTCCCTCACCGTCAACGACTGGACCCGCACCAGCCCCGCGACCGGCACCGACATCCTCGCCACCCTCCCCCACCGCAACGCCGGCCGGGGCGGCAGCACCGACATCCCCGTCAACATCTACGGCGCCACCGTCGGCCTCAAGGCGGGCAAGACCGTCGCCTACCTGACCCTGCCCGACGCGAGCGGCCTGCACATCTTCGCCGCCGCGACCGGCTGA
- a CDS encoding ABC transporter permease, whose amino-acid sequence MADALTQAAEAPPAVLRGRRTPSGSPARWMFLLRRLGFYLVTAWAAITLNFLIPRFMPGDPAASLLKSLQQTTGAAPNAASVKAVRLFYGDPTHDLFHQYLSYWDSLAHLDFGLSTSHYPTPVSSLVAQALPWTLLLAGSTTVLGWLLGTLAGAYTGWRPGGRFDSVFTPVTTFLYSLPPFWLALLVVYVFGFSLGWFPISGGYDPNVPFQLNNFWFLLSVLRYGALPAFTLIFIGVNGWSFSMRNVMVTTVSEDYVLLARAKGLSRRRVMLRYAARNALLPNVSGLALALGSIFGGVVFAEIVFTYPGLGYLLYQAVTSHDYLLMQTIFLMITLGVLVANLIADSVYVLLDPRTREER is encoded by the coding sequence ATGGCTGATGCACTGACCCAGGCGGCCGAGGCGCCGCCCGCTGTCCTGAGAGGGCGCCGGACACCGTCGGGCTCCCCGGCGCGATGGATGTTCCTGCTGCGCCGGCTGGGGTTCTACCTCGTGACGGCGTGGGCCGCCATCACCTTGAACTTCCTGATTCCGCGGTTCATGCCGGGCGACCCCGCGGCGTCACTGCTGAAGAGCCTCCAGCAGACCACGGGCGCGGCGCCCAACGCCGCGAGCGTCAAGGCGGTGCGGCTGTTCTACGGTGACCCGACCCACGACCTCTTCCACCAGTACCTCAGCTACTGGGACAGCCTCGCCCACCTGGACTTCGGGCTGTCGACCAGCCACTACCCGACACCGGTGTCGAGCCTGGTGGCCCAGGCGCTCCCCTGGACCCTGCTGCTGGCCGGCAGCACGACCGTTCTCGGGTGGCTGCTCGGCACGCTCGCCGGCGCCTACACCGGCTGGCGGCCGGGCGGCCGCTTCGACTCGGTCTTCACCCCCGTCACCACCTTTCTGTACTCCCTTCCGCCCTTCTGGCTCGCCCTGCTGGTGGTGTACGTCTTCGGGTTCTCGCTGGGCTGGTTCCCGATCTCCGGTGGCTACGACCCGAACGTCCCCTTCCAGCTCAACAACTTCTGGTTCCTGCTCAGCGTGCTCCGCTACGGCGCCCTGCCGGCGTTCACCCTGATCTTCATCGGCGTCAACGGATGGTCGTTCTCCATGCGCAATGTCATGGTCACCACGGTCAGTGAGGACTACGTACTGCTCGCCCGGGCCAAGGGCCTGAGCCGGCGCCGGGTGATGCTGCGCTACGCCGCGCGCAACGCCCTGCTGCCCAATGTGAGCGGGCTCGCCCTGGCGTTGGGCTCGATCTTCGGCGGAGTCGTCTTCGCCGAGATCGTCTTCACCTATCCGGGCCTCGGCTACCTGCTCTACCAGGCCGTCACCAGTCACGACTACCTGCTCATGCAGACGATCTTCCTCATGATCACGCTGGGCGTTCTCGTGGCGAACCTCATCGCCGACTCGGTCTACGTCCTGCTGGACCCGAGGACCAGGGAGGAGCGGTGA
- a CDS encoding ABC transporter permease gives MREFLASGKVRTGLVVFGAFVLLALIGPWLVGSVFGTDPHRIDYSALGAAPSGRHLLGTTTSGQDVLAQLITGCRGSVVVGLVSGLLATALAMLIGVTGGFLGGRTDQVLTSFTNVFATLPSFPLMLVVAGYLSKVSSLTIAVLIAVFEWPVSARYLRAQTLSLRTRDFAVALRMIGESRRRMIFVEIMPHLTGLLSSLFLRAVVIGVFSEAGLRFLGIGGGDTITWGTMIALAQQQEGVLRGMWWWFAPPGLCIALIGTATALVNFGVDEIGNPTLKYHSGAARRRSAAYLASRRSGRTVREAA, from the coding sequence GTGAGGGAGTTCCTGGCCAGCGGCAAGGTCCGCACCGGGCTGGTCGTCTTCGGCGCCTTCGTCCTGCTCGCCCTCATCGGGCCGTGGCTGGTCGGCAGCGTGTTCGGAACCGATCCGCACCGTATCGACTACTCCGCCCTGGGCGCCGCGCCCTCCGGCCGCCATCTGCTGGGCACCACCACGTCGGGGCAGGACGTGCTGGCCCAACTGATCACCGGCTGCCGCGGTTCGGTGGTGGTGGGCTTGGTCTCCGGACTGCTGGCCACCGCCCTGGCGATGCTGATCGGGGTCACCGGCGGCTTCCTGGGTGGCAGGACCGACCAGGTCCTGACCTCCTTCACCAACGTCTTCGCCACGCTGCCGAGCTTTCCGTTGATGCTCGTCGTGGCCGGCTACCTCAGCAAGGTCAGCTCCCTCACGATCGCCGTGCTGATCGCGGTCTTCGAGTGGCCGGTCTCCGCCCGCTACCTGCGGGCGCAGACGCTCTCGCTGCGCACCCGCGACTTCGCCGTCGCCCTGCGCATGATCGGCGAGAGCCGCCGGCGGATGATCTTCGTGGAGATCATGCCGCACCTGACCGGACTCCTGTCGTCGCTGTTCCTGCGCGCGGTGGTGATCGGGGTCTTCTCGGAAGCGGGTCTGCGCTTCCTGGGCATCGGCGGCGGCGACACCATCACCTGGGGAACGATGATCGCCCTGGCCCAGCAGCAGGAAGGCGTGCTGCGGGGCATGTGGTGGTGGTTCGCACCGCCCGGACTGTGCATCGCGCTCATCGGCACCGCCACCGCCCTGGTGAACTTCGGGGTGGACGAGATCGGCAACCCCACCCTCAAGTACCACAGCGGCGCCGCTCGTCGCCGGTCGGCGGCGTATCTGGCATCGCGACGCTCCGGCCGTACCGTCCGGGAGGCGGCGTGA
- a CDS encoding ABC transporter ATP-binding protein, which translates to MEVSALTVEYVTDKGPVPACQDVSLTLRRGEILGIAGESGSGKSTLVTALTRLQRPPALTTGGQIRYHPPGREPVDLVTLDERGLRRLRWTELSIVLQSAMAAFNPVMRLGAQFADVIAEHHKGISRAETDARTARLLRMVGIAPDRARSYPHELSGGMRQRALIALALACDPELVVMDEPTTAVDVVMQRQILIQILRLQRELGFAVIFVTHDLSLLIELADRIAIMYGGRVVETGPARQLYSDPKHPYTRGLRDAFPPLHAPLSRLSSIPGSPPDLRNPPPGCAFAPRCAHRRDACTHVLPELRAVPSDTGDRQVACVLHQHPDGQVMTP; encoded by the coding sequence ATGGAGGTGTCGGCCCTGACGGTCGAGTACGTCACCGACAAGGGCCCCGTGCCTGCTTGCCAGGACGTGTCGCTCACCTTGCGGCGCGGCGAGATCCTGGGTATCGCCGGGGAGTCCGGTTCGGGCAAGAGCACCCTGGTCACGGCCCTCACCCGCCTGCAGCGCCCGCCGGCACTCACCACCGGCGGCCAGATCCGCTACCACCCGCCGGGCCGGGAGCCGGTGGACCTGGTCACGCTGGACGAGCGCGGGCTGCGGCGCCTGCGGTGGACGGAGCTGTCGATCGTCCTGCAGAGCGCGATGGCCGCGTTCAACCCGGTCATGCGGCTGGGCGCGCAGTTCGCCGACGTCATCGCCGAGCATCACAAGGGCATCAGCCGCGCGGAGACCGACGCACGCACCGCCCGGCTGCTGCGCATGGTCGGCATCGCACCCGACCGCGCCCGCTCCTACCCCCACGAGCTGTCCGGCGGGATGCGGCAGCGCGCCCTGATCGCCCTCGCCCTGGCCTGCGATCCGGAACTCGTCGTGATGGACGAACCGACCACGGCCGTGGACGTGGTGATGCAGCGGCAGATCCTGATCCAGATCCTCCGCCTCCAGCGGGAGCTGGGCTTCGCCGTGATCTTCGTGACCCACGATCTGTCCCTGCTCATCGAACTCGCCGACCGGATCGCCATCATGTACGGCGGGCGCGTCGTGGAGACCGGCCCGGCACGGCAGCTCTACTCCGATCCGAAGCACCCCTACACGCGCGGGCTGCGTGACGCCTTCCCGCCGCTGCACGCTCCTTTGTCACGGCTGTCCAGCATTCCCGGCAGCCCACCCGACCTGCGCAACCCGCCACCGGGGTGCGCCTTCGCGCCCCGGTGTGCCCATCGCAGGGACGCCTGCACGCACGTCCTGCCCGAACTGCGGGCCGTCCCCTCCGACACCGGCGACCGGCAGGTGGCCTGCGTGCTGCACCAGCACCCCGACGGACAGGTGATGACTCCATGA
- a CDS encoding ABC transporter ATP-binding protein, giving the protein MTSTTPDAGSRHDDAATVLEAVDVTKHFTVRDSLGRKSTVHAVEHASVTLRQGRVVALVGESGSGKTTLARLLAQFHPVTSGEIRLAGRPAPKAGPGYFRQVQLIFQDPFSSLNRLHRVRHILGRALQIHGHARTRAEVERQVLELLRKVNLTPAEEFIDKRPHEMSGGQLQRISIARALAVRPTVLLGDEPISMLDVSIRLDVLNLLAKLRDEDGLALLYITHDIAGARYLCDEVRVMYAGQMVEGGPKEAVIQSPKHPYTRLLVDASPDPDRPGGGLRDQPGTADPGEPPDLTDPPAGCRFHPRCPFAMDDCRRSFPERTTFDDGQWAHCWLHQHGRSAELEEHPIGKDRP; this is encoded by the coding sequence ATGACCTCCACGACACCGGACGCAGGGTCCCGCCACGACGACGCCGCCACCGTGCTGGAAGCGGTCGACGTCACCAAGCACTTCACCGTGCGGGACTCCCTCGGCCGCAAGTCCACCGTGCACGCCGTCGAGCACGCGAGCGTCACCTTGCGTCAAGGGCGGGTCGTGGCCCTGGTGGGCGAGAGCGGCAGCGGCAAGACCACGCTGGCCAGGCTGCTGGCCCAGTTCCATCCCGTCACCTCCGGGGAGATCCGGCTGGCCGGCCGGCCGGCGCCCAAAGCCGGGCCCGGCTACTTCCGCCAGGTCCAGCTGATCTTCCAGGACCCCTTCTCGTCGCTGAACCGGCTGCACCGGGTGCGGCACATCCTGGGACGCGCCCTGCAGATCCACGGCCACGCCCGCACCCGCGCCGAAGTCGAGCGGCAGGTACTGGAGTTGCTGCGGAAGGTCAATCTGACCCCCGCCGAGGAGTTCATCGACAAGCGCCCGCACGAGATGTCCGGCGGGCAGCTCCAGCGGATCTCCATCGCCAGAGCGCTGGCCGTGCGGCCGACCGTCCTGCTCGGCGACGAGCCCATCAGCATGCTGGACGTCTCCATCCGGCTGGACGTACTCAACCTGCTGGCGAAGCTGCGTGACGAGGACGGCCTCGCACTGCTCTACATCACCCACGACATCGCCGGCGCCCGCTACCTGTGCGACGAGGTCCGGGTGATGTACGCGGGGCAGATGGTCGAGGGCGGGCCCAAGGAGGCGGTGATCCAGTCGCCCAAACACCCCTACACCCGGCTGCTCGTCGACGCCTCCCCCGATCCTGACCGGCCGGGTGGCGGGCTGCGGGACCAGCCGGGCACCGCGGACCCGGGGGAACCACCGGACCTGACCGACCCGCCCGCCGGCTGCCGGTTCCATCCCCGCTGCCCGTTCGCGATGGACGACTGCCGGCGCTCGTTCCCGGAGCGCACCACGTTCGACGACGGCCAGTGGGCGCACTGCTGGCTGCACCAACACGGCCGTTCGGCCGAACTCGAAGAGCACCCCATCGGAAAGGACCGCCCATGA